In Roseisolibacter agri, the following proteins share a genomic window:
- a CDS encoding SusC/RagA family TonB-linked outer membrane protein, giving the protein MAVASVPRARSHPGHVAALVALFALAGASPGGALRAQQAPTTGGTVRGRVTVEGTGRPLGAAQVQVVGSNLGAQTNDAGEYRITNVPAGARTVRAVRIGYAPGTREVTVTAGQTVTADITVRDAPVALEQVVVTATGDVRKKELTNSVATISMDQVKAAPVTNAQQLLTAQAPGITVLGNSGQPGAGGRIQLRGVNSISQGNNPIIYVDGVRIFSGSAPIAGMARQNTNPFNDIKPEDIERIEVVKGASATTLYGTEASNGVIQIFTRRGRTGAPRWTVEATGGTNDLRNMGPEGDPSGVFVKECRGPLMFGINVTSTSPQFGQDVPFEDPTCPSSGSWLRTGAVQRVSASVAGGTDVARYFLSGNRSSEEGAVSPNELIEGGLRGNFSFRPVQSLELALNSSYQKRRQHWIPDGNYAQGFMLNVGRGYANNYKGTGCSATAQFCLANAEVLRQAPITRGDHYITGLTLNHTANDALSNRLSVGYDYTTNENRQITPFGQINNPAGSIAQSDWTRRFVSFDYAGTLKNRFRGEALQSTFSWGGQLFQDDLKSLNVSGTVFSGPGDPLISTSARPVFGDDNRRSVINAGLFLQEQLAFRDRLFVTAGVRVDGNSAFGENFGLQTYPKLGFSYVLSDHDFFPTAWWETLKLRGALGEAGRAPGAFDAVRTWDPTSGDDGKPAVTPNQIGNADLGPERTRELELGFESSMWGGRLSLDFNFFDTRTIDALIQVRYPPSQGFLSTQLENVGQLRNTGIEARIEGSAIRRENLEWRARLNVTSMSNEAVDLGGVREISIGTATVVREGYPVPAVFGRKVLNPTELANPIVSDTAVYLGRTFPNRVIGVGSTLTLFNRVTLDGLGEFQKGGMNINFIGYQNTIRGVWRPCYETQRKLAAAQKGNAAALADVPALERARCAFDATTRNSDFWIEPTDFFRLRYVSATYDIPPRFLRGVQGASLTLAGRNLFTSTDYSGLDPESADQSDNTFARREYYQLPTLRQFSLSLRANF; this is encoded by the coding sequence ATGGCCGTCGCGTCCGTCCCTCGCGCCCGATCCCACCCGGGCCACGTCGCAGCGCTCGTCGCGCTGTTCGCGCTGGCCGGAGCGTCACCCGGTGGGGCGCTGCGCGCCCAGCAGGCCCCGACCACCGGCGGCACCGTGCGCGGGCGCGTCACCGTGGAGGGCACCGGACGCCCGCTGGGCGCCGCGCAGGTGCAGGTCGTCGGGTCCAACCTCGGCGCGCAGACGAACGACGCCGGCGAGTACCGCATCACGAACGTCCCGGCCGGCGCGCGCACCGTGCGCGCGGTGCGCATCGGCTACGCGCCCGGCACGCGCGAGGTCACCGTCACGGCCGGGCAGACCGTGACCGCCGACATCACCGTGCGCGACGCGCCGGTCGCGCTCGAGCAGGTCGTGGTGACGGCGACCGGCGACGTGCGCAAGAAGGAGCTCACCAACTCGGTGGCCACCATCTCGATGGATCAGGTGAAGGCGGCGCCGGTCACCAACGCGCAGCAGCTGCTGACGGCGCAGGCGCCGGGCATCACGGTGCTCGGCAACTCCGGGCAGCCCGGCGCGGGCGGGCGCATCCAGCTGCGCGGCGTGAACAGCATCTCGCAGGGCAACAACCCGATCATCTACGTCGACGGCGTCCGCATCTTCAGCGGCTCCGCGCCGATCGCCGGGATGGCGCGCCAGAACACGAACCCGTTCAACGACATCAAGCCCGAGGACATCGAGCGCATCGAGGTCGTGAAGGGCGCGTCGGCCACCACGCTCTACGGCACCGAGGCGTCGAACGGCGTGATCCAGATCTTCACCCGCCGCGGGCGCACCGGCGCGCCGCGCTGGACGGTCGAGGCGACCGGCGGGACGAACGACCTGCGCAACATGGGCCCCGAGGGCGACCCGAGCGGCGTGTTCGTGAAGGAGTGCCGCGGCCCGCTCATGTTCGGGATCAACGTCACGTCGACGAGCCCGCAGTTCGGGCAGGACGTGCCGTTCGAGGACCCGACGTGCCCGTCGAGCGGCAGCTGGCTGCGCACGGGCGCCGTGCAGCGCGTGAGCGCCTCGGTGGCCGGCGGCACCGACGTCGCGCGCTACTTCCTCTCGGGCAACCGCAGCAGCGAGGAGGGCGCGGTCTCCCCGAATGAGCTGATCGAGGGCGGGCTGCGCGGCAACTTCTCCTTCCGCCCGGTGCAGAGCCTCGAGCTCGCGCTCAACTCCTCGTACCAGAAGCGCCGCCAGCACTGGATCCCGGACGGCAACTACGCCCAGGGCTTCATGCTCAACGTCGGCCGCGGATACGCCAACAACTACAAGGGCACCGGCTGCAGCGCGACGGCGCAGTTCTGCCTCGCCAACGCGGAAGTCCTCCGCCAGGCGCCCATCACGCGCGGCGACCACTACATCACCGGCCTCACCCTCAACCACACGGCGAACGACGCGCTCTCGAACCGGCTCTCGGTCGGCTACGACTACACCACCAACGAGAACCGGCAGATCACGCCGTTCGGGCAGATCAACAACCCGGCGGGGAGCATCGCGCAGAGCGACTGGACGCGCCGCTTCGTCTCGTTCGACTACGCGGGGACGCTGAAGAACCGGTTCCGCGGCGAGGCGCTGCAGTCGACGTTCTCGTGGGGCGGGCAGCTGTTCCAGGACGACCTGAAGAGCCTCAACGTGTCGGGCACCGTGTTCTCCGGCCCCGGCGACCCGCTCATCTCGACGTCGGCGCGCCCGGTGTTCGGCGACGACAACCGCCGCAGCGTGATCAACGCCGGCCTGTTCCTGCAGGAGCAGCTGGCGTTCCGGGACCGGCTCTTCGTCACGGCCGGCGTCCGCGTGGACGGCAACAGCGCGTTCGGCGAGAACTTCGGCCTGCAGACCTACCCGAAGCTCGGCTTCTCGTACGTGCTCTCCGACCACGACTTCTTCCCGACCGCATGGTGGGAGACGCTCAAGCTGCGCGGCGCCCTCGGCGAGGCCGGGCGCGCCCCGGGCGCGTTCGACGCCGTGCGCACCTGGGACCCGACCAGCGGCGACGACGGGAAGCCCGCCGTCACGCCCAACCAGATCGGCAACGCCGACCTCGGCCCCGAGCGCACGCGCGAGCTGGAGCTCGGCTTCGAGTCGAGCATGTGGGGCGGGCGCCTCTCGCTCGACTTCAACTTCTTCGACACGCGCACCATCGACGCGCTGATCCAGGTGCGCTACCCGCCGTCGCAGGGCTTCCTGAGCACGCAGCTCGAGAACGTCGGCCAGCTGCGCAACACCGGCATCGAGGCGCGCATCGAGGGGTCGGCCATCCGCCGCGAGAACCTCGAGTGGCGCGCCCGGCTCAACGTCACCAGCATGTCGAACGAGGCGGTGGACCTCGGCGGCGTGCGCGAGATCTCGATCGGCACCGCGACGGTCGTGCGCGAGGGATACCCGGTCCCCGCGGTGTTCGGCCGCAAGGTGCTCAACCCGACCGAGCTCGCGAACCCCATCGTGAGCGACACCGCGGTCTACCTGGGGCGCACCTTCCCGAACCGCGTCATCGGCGTGGGCTCGACGCTCACCCTGTTCAACCGCGTCACGCTCGACGGGCTGGGCGAGTTCCAGAAGGGCGGGATGAACATCAACTTCATCGGCTACCAGAACACGATCCGCGGCGTCTGGCGCCCGTGCTACGAGACGCAGCGCAAGCTCGCCGCCGCCCAGAAAGGCAACGCCGCGGCGCTGGCCGACGTCCCGGCGCTGGAGCGCGCGCGCTGCGCGTTCGACGCCACCACGCGCAACTCGGACTTCTGGATCGAGCCGACGGACTTCTTCCGCCTCCGCTACGTCTCGGCGACGTACGACATCCCGCCGCGCTTCCTGCGCGGGGTGCAGGGGGCCAGCCTCACGCTCGCCGGGCGCAACCTGTTCACGTCCACGGACTACTCGGGGCTCGATCCGGAGAGCGCCGACCAGAGCGACAACACGTTCGCGCGCCGCGAGTACTACCAGCTCCCGACGCTCCGCCAGTTCTCCCTCTCCCTCCGGGCCAACTTCTGA
- a CDS encoding anti-sigma factor: MRTSTRLLRRLGRRVATARVLAALAAAACGGGGGGDAPTAPGPAVLALTLAGVGPLDPAREGHYAAWLIAGGDVRPAGRVQLGADGSATVPIAERPARVDSVLVTVEPPGDADPGPSAQRLLVGALRGGRATLGVTGALTRGALPLQERPGQFTLFTTSNNARLGYPSYEEAGVWLFNIVPNETPQRDTWVRLAQLAPAWTYEGWVVRDLGASNAVWLSYGKFVTDDGGAVAEKDDDGWGPLSGIPDYLTAGIDNFPGSDFLANPLGLPLPAGVTLPLDLRERDAAGGSRWSHVITIEPATERGEAMGAARPFLVRPYRDPFGDAGAGRPRAITYRPDGVPHGTAELR, from the coding sequence ATGCGTACCAGCACTCGCCTGCTGCGGCGCCTCGGTCGTCGCGTCGCCACCGCGCGTGTGCTGGCCGCCCTCGCGGCCGCGGCGTGCGGCGGCGGCGGCGGCGGCGATGCCCCCACCGCGCCTGGGCCGGCGGTGCTCGCCCTCACCCTCGCCGGCGTCGGCCCGCTCGACCCGGCGCGCGAGGGGCACTACGCCGCGTGGCTGATCGCGGGCGGCGACGTCCGCCCCGCGGGGCGCGTGCAGCTCGGCGCCGACGGCAGCGCGACCGTCCCCATCGCCGAACGGCCGGCGCGCGTGGACTCCGTCCTCGTGACCGTCGAGCCCCCGGGTGACGCCGATCCCGGCCCGTCGGCGCAGCGGCTGCTCGTCGGCGCGCTGCGTGGCGGGCGGGCGACGCTGGGCGTGACCGGCGCGCTCACGCGCGGCGCGCTCCCGCTGCAGGAACGTCCGGGGCAGTTCACCCTCTTCACCACGAGCAACAACGCGCGCCTCGGCTATCCCTCCTACGAGGAGGCCGGGGTGTGGCTGTTCAACATCGTCCCGAACGAGACGCCGCAGCGCGACACGTGGGTGCGGCTGGCGCAGCTCGCGCCCGCGTGGACCTACGAGGGCTGGGTGGTGCGCGACCTCGGTGCGTCGAACGCGGTCTGGCTGTCGTACGGGAAGTTCGTCACCGACGACGGGGGCGCGGTGGCCGAGAAGGACGACGACGGCTGGGGGCCGCTGTCGGGCATCCCCGACTACCTCACCGCCGGCATCGACAACTTCCCGGGCAGCGACTTCCTCGCCAACCCGCTCGGCCTCCCGCTGCCCGCCGGCGTGACGCTCCCGCTCGACCTGCGCGAGCGCGACGCCGCCGGCGGGTCGCGGTGGTCGCACGTGATCACCATCGAGCCCGCGACCGAGCGCGGCGAGGCGATGGGCGCGGCGCGCCCCTTCCTCGTGCGCCCGTACCGCGATCCGTTCGGCGACGCGGGGGCGGGACGCCCGCGTGCCATCACCTACCGTCCCGACGGTGTGCCGCACGGCACCGCGGAGCTGCGCTAG
- a CDS encoding VPS10 domain-containing protein yields the protein MSRRRRLLLLLALLVPVVGADAQPADTSSITSSIAPAVYRQLRWRTIGPEGNRFTSAVGVPGDPLTYYVGAASGGIWKTTDGGTTWAPLFDREPVQSIGSLAVAPSDPNVVWAGTGEGKIRSHISLGQGVYRSTDAGATWTLMGLERTGRIPRMVIHPRDPNTVLVCALGHAYGPQPERGVFRTTDGGRTWTRVLFVDERTGCSDLAMDPKDPNVVFAGTWQLEIHTWGRTSGGPGGGLHVSRDGGATWTRLRGRGLPKKPVGKVAVAIAPSNPNRVYALFETGDGLPWNGQETESGQLWRSEDRGERWTLVSRDRSAMGRAHYYGRMAVAPDDENEAHFLTNGYAVSKDGGATITTLPGALTPGGDHHEVWFDPTNAARQIVAHDQGLSITQNRGKTWYRQRLLNAQLYHVTVDNEVPYNVLGNKQDEPSYRGPSNSRVFGGRGAGISRGMWHSVGGGESGWATPDPTNSKLVWSTASGSGMVGGIVVRFEEDRRQFRNVEVWPQQSNGPAEGVRYRFVWDAPLHLSPHDPNTVYIGSQHVHRTRDGGQSWQVISPDLTRNDRSRQGSSGGLTPDNIGVEYAGVVYGLAESPREKGLIWVGTNDGLVQLTRDDGKTWTNVTRNLPGLPAWGSVRSIVPSRHDAATAYVAVDAHQENDREPHVFRTRDYGRTWTRITDGIPRGPLSYAKVIQEDPKRRGMLYLGTENAIYVSFDDGARWQPLQNNLPHAPVSGIVVQEHFDDLVIATYGRGFWIMDDVGALRETTPAVLAKAAHLYVPRAAYRFRPITAPSTTYDDPTTGEDPPYGASITYHLKAALPAASPATLTIRDSAGAVVRRLTGTGVAGINRIHWDLRFAPSPTVRLRTSPLYAPYIAVDSGGRVAPGTGTVSILAPPGTYTVTLSAGGVEQSQPLVVRKDPHSRGSEADIAAQTRMVSAIQADLAAAADAVHRIEAVRLQLDTIARTVTETGVRNAAAALHRRLTDLEMELVDLRLTGRGQDGVRFGSKLIGKLGYLANGIAGSDDRPTDQHAEVQQLLNGQLRAHLATLDRLLAEDLATLNGRLRQRKLQEVVVSPAGRLRM from the coding sequence ATGTCACGCCGCCGCCGGCTGCTCCTCCTCCTCGCCCTGCTCGTGCCCGTCGTCGGCGCCGACGCGCAGCCCGCCGACACGTCGTCGATCACGTCGTCGATCGCGCCCGCGGTCTATCGGCAGCTCCGCTGGCGCACGATCGGGCCGGAGGGCAACCGCTTCACCTCCGCCGTCGGCGTGCCGGGCGACCCGCTCACGTACTACGTCGGCGCGGCGTCGGGCGGCATCTGGAAGACGACCGACGGCGGCACCACCTGGGCACCGCTGTTCGATCGCGAGCCGGTGCAGTCGATCGGGTCGCTCGCCGTCGCGCCGTCCGACCCGAACGTCGTGTGGGCGGGGACCGGCGAGGGGAAGATCCGCTCGCACATCTCACTCGGGCAGGGCGTGTACAGGTCCACCGACGCCGGCGCGACGTGGACGCTGATGGGGCTCGAGCGCACCGGGCGCATCCCGCGCATGGTCATCCACCCGCGCGACCCGAACACGGTGCTCGTCTGCGCGCTCGGGCACGCGTACGGGCCGCAGCCGGAGCGCGGCGTCTTCCGCACTACCGACGGCGGGCGCACGTGGACGCGGGTGCTGTTCGTCGACGAGCGCACCGGCTGCTCGGACCTCGCGATGGACCCGAAGGACCCGAACGTGGTCTTCGCCGGCACGTGGCAGCTCGAGATCCACACGTGGGGACGGACGAGCGGCGGTCCGGGCGGCGGGCTGCACGTGTCGCGCGACGGCGGCGCGACGTGGACGCGCCTGCGCGGCCGCGGGCTGCCGAAGAAGCCCGTGGGCAAGGTCGCCGTCGCGATCGCGCCGTCCAACCCGAACCGCGTGTACGCGCTGTTCGAGACGGGCGACGGCCTGCCGTGGAACGGGCAGGAGACCGAGAGCGGCCAGCTCTGGCGGTCCGAGGACCGCGGCGAGCGCTGGACGCTCGTCTCGCGCGACCGCAGCGCGATGGGGCGCGCGCACTACTACGGGCGCATGGCCGTCGCGCCCGACGACGAGAACGAGGCGCACTTCCTCACCAACGGCTACGCCGTGTCGAAGGACGGCGGCGCGACGATCACGACGCTGCCGGGCGCGCTCACGCCGGGCGGCGACCACCACGAGGTGTGGTTCGATCCGACCAACGCCGCGCGGCAGATCGTGGCGCACGACCAGGGGCTGTCGATCACGCAGAACCGCGGGAAGACGTGGTACCGGCAGCGCCTCCTCAACGCGCAGCTGTACCACGTGACCGTGGACAACGAGGTCCCGTACAACGTCCTCGGGAACAAGCAGGACGAGCCGTCCTACCGCGGGCCGTCCAACTCGCGCGTGTTCGGCGGGCGCGGGGCCGGGATCTCGCGCGGGATGTGGCACTCCGTGGGCGGGGGCGAGAGCGGGTGGGCGACGCCCGACCCCACCAACTCGAAGCTCGTCTGGTCGACGGCGTCGGGCTCCGGCATGGTCGGCGGGATCGTCGTGCGCTTCGAGGAGGACCGCCGCCAGTTCCGCAACGTGGAGGTGTGGCCGCAGCAGTCGAACGGGCCGGCCGAAGGGGTGCGCTACCGCTTCGTATGGGACGCGCCGCTGCACCTCTCGCCGCACGACCCGAACACGGTCTACATCGGCAGCCAGCACGTGCACCGCACGCGCGACGGCGGCCAGTCGTGGCAGGTGATCTCGCCCGACCTCACGCGCAACGACAGGTCGCGGCAGGGCAGCTCGGGCGGGCTCACGCCGGACAACATCGGCGTCGAGTACGCGGGCGTCGTGTACGGCCTCGCCGAGTCGCCGCGCGAGAAGGGGCTGATCTGGGTGGGGACGAACGACGGGCTGGTGCAGCTCACGCGCGACGACGGGAAGACGTGGACGAACGTCACCCGGAACCTTCCGGGCCTGCCGGCGTGGGGCTCGGTGCGCAGCATCGTCCCGTCGCGCCACGACGCGGCGACCGCCTACGTCGCCGTGGACGCGCACCAGGAGAACGACCGCGAGCCGCACGTCTTCCGCACGCGCGACTACGGCCGGACGTGGACCCGCATCACCGACGGCATCCCGCGCGGACCGCTGAGCTACGCGAAGGTGATCCAGGAGGACCCGAAGCGCCGCGGCATGCTGTACCTGGGCACGGAGAACGCGATCTACGTGTCGTTCGACGACGGCGCGCGCTGGCAGCCGCTGCAGAACAACCTCCCGCACGCGCCGGTGTCGGGGATCGTCGTGCAGGAGCACTTCGACGACCTCGTGATCGCGACGTACGGGCGCGGCTTCTGGATCATGGACGACGTCGGCGCGCTGCGCGAGACGACGCCGGCGGTGCTCGCGAAGGCGGCGCACCTGTACGTGCCGCGGGCCGCGTACCGCTTCCGGCCGATCACCGCGCCGTCGACAACCTACGACGACCCCACGACCGGCGAGGATCCGCCATACGGCGCGTCGATCACGTACCACCTGAAGGCGGCGCTGCCCGCGGCGTCGCCCGCGACGCTCACGATCCGCGACTCCGCCGGCGCGGTCGTGCGCCGCCTCACCGGCACGGGCGTCGCCGGCATCAACCGCATCCACTGGGACCTGCGCTTCGCGCCGTCGCCGACGGTGCGGCTGCGCACGTCGCCGCTCTACGCCCCGTACATCGCCGTCGACTCGGGCGGCCGCGTGGCCCCCGGCACGGGCACGGTGAGCATCCTCGCCCCGCCGGGCACCTACACGGTGACGCTGTCGGCCGGCGGGGTCGAGCAGTCGCAGCCGCTCGTCGTGCGCAAGGATCCCCACTCGCGCGGGTCCGAGGCCGACATTGCCGCACAGACGCGAATGGTGTCGGCGATCCAGGCGGACCTCGCGGCGGCGGCCGACGCGGTGCACCGCATCGAGGCGGTGCGCCTGCAGCTGGACACGATCGCGCGCACCGTGACGGAGACCGGCGTGCGGAATGCCGCCGCGGCGCTGCACCGGCGGCTGACGGATCTCGAGATGGAGCTCGTCGACCTGCGGCTGACCGGACGCGGGCAGGACGGCGTGCGCTTCGGCTCGAAGCTGATCGGGAAGCTCGGCTACCTCGCCAACGGCATCGCCGGCAGCGACGATCGCCCGACCGATCAGCACGCGGAGGTGCAGCAGCTGCTCAACGGCCAGCTGCGCGCGCACCTCGCGACGCTGGATCGGTTGCTCGCGGAGGATCTCGCGACGCTCAACGGACGGCTACGGCAGCGGAAGCTGCAGGAGGTGGTCGTCAGCCCTGCGGGGCGGCTGCGGATGTAG
- a CDS encoding phosphatase PAP2 family protein yields the protein MRIRMHTRTRHVGRWIAVAAAAALSACGDASAPTASPDVEATGLRPWVLERVDALRPPAPPGGDAARLELDAVVAAQRARTAAVDSAIRRWDGLPGEPWTRVALDELQLRWYLLPDIRDATPARSSRAMALLHVAIADALLATRDAQGAYPRAAPAQRDARVRALVALRADASSYPSEHAAAAAAAAPVLAYLFPTADTARFHRLAAEAAASRVAAGASAPSDVDAGAAIGRAVAARVIAYARADGADAVRAPWLPPRADDALSWRPTPPRMVQVPFDADAGAWRPWVLASGDAFRPPPPPTPGSRTFVDDLAELRRLGDGARTVQQADVARRWATDAPSAAWEVFLSDELRARRMAPLQAARARALVSVAMHDAFVACWDAKYHYNLARPITADTRLRTVFSTPPFPSYPSGHSTISGAAAEVFAALFPDSAAAYRARADSASLSRIWGGVHYRFDVAAGHALGERVGHAVLARAGDVGAR from the coding sequence GTGCGCATTCGCATGCACACGCGCACGCGGCACGTCGGCCGGTGGATCGCGGTCGCCGCGGCGGCCGCGCTCTCCGCCTGTGGCGACGCGTCCGCCCCGACGGCCAGTCCCGACGTCGAGGCGACCGGGCTGCGTCCGTGGGTGCTGGAGCGCGTGGACGCGCTGCGCCCCCCGGCGCCTCCCGGTGGCGACGCGGCGCGCCTCGAGCTGGACGCGGTGGTCGCCGCGCAGCGCGCGCGGACGGCTGCCGTCGACTCGGCCATCCGCCGGTGGGACGGGCTGCCGGGCGAGCCGTGGACGCGGGTCGCCCTCGACGAGCTGCAGCTGCGCTGGTACCTGCTGCCCGACATCCGCGACGCCACGCCGGCGCGCTCGTCGCGCGCGATGGCGCTGCTGCACGTCGCGATCGCCGACGCGCTGCTGGCGACGCGCGACGCCCAGGGCGCGTATCCGCGCGCCGCCCCCGCGCAGCGCGATGCGCGCGTGCGCGCCCTCGTCGCGCTGCGCGCCGACGCGTCGAGCTACCCGTCCGAGCACGCCGCGGCGGCGGCGGCGGCGGCCCCGGTGCTCGCGTACCTCTTTCCGACGGCGGACACCGCGCGCTTCCATCGGCTGGCCGCCGAGGCGGCGGCGTCGCGCGTGGCGGCCGGCGCGTCGGCGCCATCGGACGTCGACGCCGGCGCCGCGATCGGCCGCGCGGTGGCGGCGCGCGTGATCGCATACGCGCGCGCCGACGGCGCCGACGCCGTGCGCGCGCCCTGGCTGCCCCCGCGCGCCGACGACGCGCTGTCGTGGCGCCCCACGCCGCCGCGCATGGTGCAGGTCCCGTTCGACGCCGACGCCGGGGCCTGGCGGCCGTGGGTGCTCGCGTCGGGCGACGCCTTCCGGCCGCCGCCGCCGCCCACCCCCGGGTCGCGCACCTTCGTCGACGACCTGGCGGAGCTGCGTCGGCTGGGCGACGGCGCGCGCACCGTGCAGCAGGCGGACGTCGCGCGGCGCTGGGCCACCGACGCGCCGTCGGCGGCGTGGGAGGTGTTCCTGTCCGACGAGCTGCGCGCGCGGCGCATGGCGCCGCTGCAGGCGGCGCGCGCGCGGGCGCTCGTGAGCGTCGCCATGCACGACGCGTTCGTGGCGTGCTGGGACGCGAAGTACCACTACAACCTCGCGCGGCCCATCACCGCCGACACCCGACTGCGCACCGTGTTCTCCACGCCCCCATTCCCGAGCTATCCCTCGGGGCACTCGACCATCTCCGGGGCGGCCGCCGAGGTGTTCGCGGCGCTGTTCCCCGACTCGGCCGCGGCGTACCGCGCGCGCGCCGACTCGGCGTCGCTGTCGCGCATCTGGGGCGGCGTCCACTACCGCTTCGACGTGGCCGCGGGCCACGCGCTCGGCGAGCGCGTCGGACACGCCGTGCTCGCGCGCGCCGGCGACGTGGGGGCGCGCTAG
- a CDS encoding alpha/beta hydrolase family protein yields the protein MPTRPAPLRRVARAAALAALTAAPLAAQSETGAPAPQVVRMDSARIAALYVSNRHEDHPPADYARQMAQKRRTDSVYAARSANVMEFRKITYRSRVDGMTIPAYLFAPLQKRGAKGHAAMIWVHGGVHGDWGTSMFPFVREAVQRGYVIITPDYRGSTGHGEAHHKAIDYGGKEVDDVISAVDFLKTLPYVDQDRLGMMGWSHGGFITAHTLFRDAHEFKAGAAIVPVTNLITRLSYRGPGYARSFSTQKELQGLPHEQLEEYVRRSPVYHAEKLKVPMLVHVATNDRDVYYIEDVQMVHTLRSLKPDLAETKIYVDPAPWGSSVGHAFSRRVDPVTLERVDSPEQIDSWNRTWTFFDWTLRPYEDRSKPAPPVRTR from the coding sequence ATGCCCACCCGCCCCGCACCGCTCCGCCGCGTCGCTCGCGCGGCCGCCCTGGCTGCCCTCACCGCCGCGCCGTTGGCCGCGCAGTCGGAGACCGGCGCGCCCGCGCCGCAGGTCGTGCGCATGGACTCCGCGCGCATCGCCGCGCTGTACGTCAGCAACCGGCACGAGGACCATCCGCCCGCCGACTACGCGCGGCAGATGGCGCAGAAGCGCCGCACCGACAGCGTGTACGCGGCGCGCAGCGCGAATGTGATGGAGTTCCGCAAGATCACGTACAGGAGCCGCGTGGACGGCATGACGATCCCCGCGTACCTGTTCGCGCCACTGCAGAAGCGCGGCGCGAAGGGGCACGCGGCGATGATCTGGGTGCACGGCGGCGTGCACGGCGACTGGGGCACGTCGATGTTCCCGTTCGTGCGCGAGGCCGTGCAGCGCGGCTACGTGATCATCACGCCCGACTATCGCGGCAGCACCGGGCACGGCGAGGCGCACCACAAGGCGATCGACTACGGCGGCAAGGAGGTGGACGACGTGATCTCCGCCGTCGACTTCCTCAAGACGCTGCCCTACGTCGACCAGGACCGGCTCGGGATGATGGGGTGGAGCCACGGCGGCTTCATCACGGCGCACACGCTCTTCCGCGACGCGCACGAGTTCAAGGCCGGCGCGGCGATCGTGCCGGTGACGAACCTCATCACGCGCCTCTCGTACCGCGGCCCCGGCTACGCGCGCAGCTTCTCCACGCAGAAGGAGCTGCAGGGGCTCCCGCACGAGCAGCTGGAGGAGTACGTGCGGCGCTCGCCCGTGTACCACGCGGAGAAGCTCAAGGTGCCGATGCTCGTGCACGTCGCGACGAACGACCGCGACGTGTACTACATCGAGGACGTGCAGATGGTGCACACGCTCCGCTCGCTCAAGCCCGACCTCGCGGAGACGAAGATCTACGTCGACCCCGCGCCCTGGGGCAGCTCGGTCGGGCACGCGTTCAGCCGGCGCGTGGACCCCGTGACGCTCGAGCGCGTGGACTCGCCGGAGCAGATCGACTCGTGGAACCGCACGTGGACGTTCTTCGACTGGACCCTGCGCCCGTACGAGGACCGCTCGAAGCCGGCGCCGCCGGTGCGCACGCGGTAG